Proteins found in one Quercus robur chromosome 2, dhQueRobu3.1, whole genome shotgun sequence genomic segment:
- the LOC126714307 gene encoding probable galacturonosyltransferase 9, with the protein MAVAVRGSRGGGGGGGGFCLGGFSLRSFFSFRIFVSAMFSLLFIATLSVVLTNPSAPDHNSGLPTTGNAYVHRTFLALNSDPLKTRLDLIYKQASDHITLVNAYATYARKLKLEISRQLAMFNDLAQNFTDLQIKPPSRASLFESDGPVDEEVLKQFEKEVKDKVKTARLMIAEAKENYDNQLKIQKLQDTIFAVNELLIKAKKNGAFASYIAAKSIPKSLHCLAMRLVEERVSHPENYTDDEEPKPEFEDPSLYHYAIFSDNVIAVSVVVRSVVKNAQEPWKHVFHVVTDRMNLEAMKVWFKMRPVEGGAHLEMKAVEDFTFLNTSYVPVLRQLESAKLQRFYFENQAENATKEAHNKKVRSSRYLSMLDHLRFYLPEMYPKLHKILFLDDDVVVQKDLTRLWKIDLDGKVNGAVETCFGSFHRYAQYLNFSHPRIMEKFNPKACAWAYGMNIFDLDSWRHEKCTEQYHHWQNLNADDTLWRSGTLPPGLITFYSTTKSLDKSWHVLGLGYNPSISMDEINNAAVIHYNGNMKPWLDIALNQYKNLWTKYVDNDMEFVQMCNFGL; encoded by the exons ATGGCTGTCGCTGTCAGAGGAAGCCGAGGCGGcggcggaggaggaggaggattcTGTCTCGGTGGATTCAGTCTCCGGAGCTTCTTCTCTTTCCGGATCTTCGTCTCCGCCAtgttctctcttctcttcatCGCCACTCTCTCTGTTGTCTTAACCAATCCTTCCGCCCCTGACCACAACTCT GGGCTCCCGACTACCGGAAATGCTTATGTACATCGCACATTTTTAGCGTTGAACTCTGACCCCCTTAAAACAAGATTGGATTTGATATATAAGCAAGCGAGCGATCACATTACGCTTGTGAATGCGTATGCTACGTATGCCAGGAAGCTTAAGCTTGAGATTTCTAGGCAATTGGCGATGTTTAATGATCTGGCACAAAATTTCACTGATCTTCAGATAAAGCCCCCTTCCCGGGCATCGTTGTTTGAGTCTGATGGCCCAGTAGATGAAGAAGTTCTAAAGCAGTTTGAGAAGGAGGTGAAGGACAAAGTTAAGACTGCACGGTTGATGATTGCGGAGGCAAAAGAGAATTATGATAATCAGTTGAAGATTCAGAAGTTGCAAGATACAATCTTTGCGGTTAATGAGTTGCTGATTAAGGCAAAGAAGAATGGGGCATTTGCGAGCTACATTGCTGCCAAATCAATTCCAAAGAGCTTGCATTGTTTGGCAATGAGGCTTGTGGAGGAGAGGGTTTCACATCCAGAAAATTATACGGATGATGAAGAGCCTAAGCCAGAGTTTGAGGATCCGAGTTTGTATCATTATGCGATATTTTCAGATAATGTGATTGCTGTATCTGTGGTAGTGAGATCGGTGGTGAAGAATGCACAGGAGCCTTGGaaacatgtttttcatgttGTTACTGATAGGATGAATCTTGAAGCAATGAAGGTTTGGTTTAAGATGAGGCCGGTGGAAGGGGGTGCCCACTTGGAGATGAAGGCGGTAGAGGATTTTACTTTCTTGAATACATCATATGTGCCAGTATTGAGGCAATTGGAGTCAGCAAAGTTGCAGAGGTTTTACTTTGAGAACCAGGCAGAGAATGCTACTAAGGAAGCACATAACAAGAAAGTTAGGAGCTCAAGGTACTTGTCAATGTTGGATCACCTTCGCTTTTATTTGCCGGAGATGTATCCGAAATTGCACAAAATCCTATTTTTGGATGATGATGTTGTGGTTCAGAAAGATTTAACACGGTTGTGGAAGATTGATTTGGATGGGAAAGTGAATGGGGCTGTTGAGACTTGTTTTGGGTCTTTCCATCGCTATGCTCAGTATTTGAATTTCTCGCATCCTCGTATTATGGAGAAGTTCAATCCTAAGGCTTGTGCTTGGGCTTATGGGATGAATATATTTGATCTTGATAGTTGGAGGCATGAGAAATGCACAGAGCAGTACCATCACTGGCAGAACTTG AATGCAGATGACACCTTATGGAGGTCAGGTACTCTTCCACCTGGCCTGATCACCTTTTACTCAACAACTAAGTCATTGGACAAATCCTGGCACGTGCTAGGGCTTGGCTATAATCCCAGCATTAGCATGGATGAGATCAACAATGCTGCAGTCATTCATTACAATGGCAACATGAAACCTTGGCTTGACATTGCTCTGAACCAATATAAGAATCTCTGGACCAAATATGTGGACAATGATATGGAGTTTGTGCAGATGTGCAATTTTGGCCTCTAA
- the LOC126701462 gene encoding uncharacterized protein LOC126701462 codes for MDEINSTESSQEVSNAESPLWQYVTKVEKPAGASVKSGGNTYFKCNYCDIVFMGSYSRVKAHLLQISGKGIRAYRNVSKSHRLEMQRMHDQVEANKLEQEQRSQIPLPPPPPGRGIPISPFRRQEGSDSSHSTNPVDAKRRKVTMNTTLEKAFQNNARHDLDSRIARMFYTGGLPFNFAMNPHYRSSYAFAATHSILGYLPPGYNALRTTLLQKERAHVERLLKPIKDSWLENIMVVSDGGPVFIKAIDGSGEFKDKHYIAGVLKDAIKKIGHEKVVQVITDNANVMKAAGALIEGEYPKIFWTPCVVHTLNLALKNICAAKNTEKNEVTYEECSWITRVADNASFIRVFIMNHSMRLAMFNEFCPLKLLQVADTRFASVVVTLKRLKLIKRCLQAMAISDQWASYGRMTLEKLKR; via the coding sequence ATGGACGAAATTAATAGCACAGAAAGTTCACAAGAAGTGTCAAATGCTGAATCTCCTCTTTGGCAGTATGTGACTAAAGTAGAAAAACCAGCTGGTGCATCTGTTAAATCTGGTGGAAACACATATTTTAAGTGCAACTATTGTGATATAGTTTTTATGGGATCCTATTCTAGGGTTAAGGctcatttattacaaatttcCGGCAAAGGTATTAGAGCATACCGTAATGTGTCAAAGAGTCATAGGTTGGAAATGCAGCGAATGCATGATCAAGTTGAGGCTAATAAGTTAGAGCAAGAACAGAGAAGTCAAATTCCCTTACCCCCACCTCCCCCAGGCCGTGGGATACCTATTTCCCCATTTCGGAGACAAGAAGGGAGTGATAGTAGTCATAGTACAAATCCGGTTGATGCTAAGAGGAGGAAGGTGACTATGAATACTACTTTGGAGAAAGCATTTCAGAATAATGCTAGACATGATTTAGATAGTAGAATTGCTAGGATGTTTTACACCGGTGGGCTTCCATTTAACTTTGCAATGAACCCACATTATCGTAGTTCCTATGCATTTGCTGCTACTCATAGCATTCTGGGTTATCTTCCTCCTGGATACAATGCTTTGAGAACAACACTTTTGCAAAAGGAAAGAGCTCATGTTGAAAGACTCTTGAAACCAATTAAGGACTCTTGGCTTGAAAACATTATGGTTGTATCAGATGGGGGTCCAGTGTTTATAAAGGCAATTGATGGGTCAGGTGAGTTCAAAGATAAGCATTACATTGCTGGGGTGTTGAAGGATGCTATAAAAAAGATTGGACATGAAAAAGTTGTCCAAGTCATCACTGataatgcaaatgtgatgaAGGCTGCTGGAGCTCTTATTGAGGGTGAgtatcctaaaatattttggacaccTTGTGTTGTCCACACTCTTAATCTAgctttgaagaatatttgtgCAGCAAAAAACACTGAAAAGAATGAAGTTACATATGAGGAATGTAGTTGGATTACACGTGTTGCTGATAATGCATCCTTCATACGTGTTTTTATCATGAACCATTCTATGAGGTTGGcaatgtttaatgaattttgtcCATTAAAATTGCTCCAAGTTGCTGATACTAGATTTGCTTCGGTGGTTGTAACGTTGAAAAGgttgaagttgataaaaagatgccttcAAGCCATGGCTATTAGTGACCAATGGGCTTCTTATGGGAGGATGACGTTGGAAAAGCTCAAAAGGTGA
- the LOC126714308 gene encoding endo-1,3;1,4-beta-D-glucanase-like, which translates to MSGPQCSSNSPPTLNPNAGAGHIEQLGGLSTYVSGFPNSRLANLLVSAIFGYEVPNLRKLADKVAAAGFYVVVPDFFHGDRFVPGDANRPREVWLKDHGPDKGFEEAKPVVEAVKSKGFSAVGAAGFCWGAKVVVELAKAELIQAAVLLHPSFVTVDDINGVKVPIAILGAELDQITPPELSKQFEEVLDAKSEVDGYVKIFPKVARGWTLMFSVEDVAAVNSAEKAYQNLLEWFAKHVK; encoded by the exons atgTCTGGTCCTCAATGTAGCTCCAACTCACCACCAACCCTGAACCCAAATGCTGGAGCTGGACATATTGAACAGCTTGGTGGTCTCAGCACCTACGTCTCTGGCTTCCCAAACTCCAGGCTCGCCAATCTTCTCGTCTCTGCCATTTTTG GATATGAGGTTCCAAACTTGAG GAAGCTTGCAGACAAGGTTGCAGCTGCTGGATTTTATGTCGTAGTTCCTGACTTCTTCCATGGAGATCGCTTTGTGCCAGGTGATGCTAATAGGCCCAGAGAAGTTTGGTTGAAGGATCATGGACCG GACAAGGGATTTGAAGAGGCAAAGCCAGTAGTTGAAGCTGTAAAAAGTAAAGGTTTTTCTGCAGTTGGGGCTGCAGGCTTCTGCTGGGGTG CCAAGGTTGTGGTTGAACTTGCAAAAGCTGAGCTTATCCAAGCTGCTGTGCTATTACATCCTTCATTTGTCACTGTAGATGATATCAA TGGGGTTAAGGTTCCAATTGCAATACTAGGAGCTGAACTTGACCAAATTACTCCACCCGAACTCTCGAAACAGTTTGAAGAGGTTTTAGATGCTAAATCTGAG gtggatGGCTATgttaagatatttcctaaagtTGCACGTGGGTGGACACTCATGTTTAGTGTTGAAGATGTGGCAGCTGTAAATTCTGCTGAGAAGGCTTATCAGAACCTATTAGAATGGTTTGCTAAGCATGTGAAGTGA